One genomic region from Salinicola endophyticus encodes:
- the parE gene encoding DNA topoisomerase IV subunit B — MTQYSASSIEVLSGLDPVRKRPGMYTDTTRPNHLAQEVIDNSVDEALAGHAHDIRVVLLDDGGIEVSDDGRGMPIDLHPEHGVSGVELILTRLHAGGKFSQSSYRFSGGLHGVGVSVVNALSTRLEVEVCRDGSRYRIAFEKGEKVEELAVIGSCAKRATGTVVRFWPEAGYFDSPKLSLPRLKHLLRAKAVLCPGLKVSLKESDGNESVWQYADGLRDYLAQATDGFEVLPAAPFTGHFEDDEQAVDWAIQWLPEGGEPLLESYVNLIPTPLGGTHVNGFRSGLLDAVREFCEYRNLLPRGVKLSPEDLWERVSFVLSVKMLDPQFAGQTKERLSSRTVAGFVSGVLKDAFSLWLNHHTDQAEALAELVISAAQRRQKSAKKVARKKVTSGPALPGKLADCSGQDPVASELFLVEGDSAGGSAKQARNRETQAILPLRGKILNTWEVESGDIYSSQEVHDIAVAIGLDPGSDDLSKLRYHKVCILADADSDGLHIATLLCALFVRHFPALVDAGHVFVAMPPLYRIDLGKEVHYALDESEKASILKRLESKRGTPNVQRFKGLGEMSPLQLRETTMAVDTRRLVQLTRELDDGTLEMMDMLLARKRASDRKSWLEDYGNLADIEV, encoded by the coding sequence ATGACGCAATACAGTGCCAGCTCCATCGAGGTCCTCTCGGGGCTCGATCCGGTCCGCAAGCGGCCGGGCATGTACACCGACACCACCCGCCCCAACCATCTGGCGCAAGAGGTGATCGACAACAGCGTCGACGAGGCGCTGGCGGGCCACGCCCACGATATCCGCGTGGTACTGCTCGACGACGGCGGCATCGAGGTCTCCGACGACGGCCGCGGCATGCCGATCGATCTGCACCCCGAACACGGGGTCTCCGGGGTGGAGCTGATCCTGACCCGGCTGCATGCGGGCGGTAAGTTCTCGCAGTCGAGCTACCGCTTCTCCGGCGGCCTGCACGGGGTCGGGGTGTCGGTGGTCAACGCGCTGTCGACGCGGCTCGAGGTGGAGGTATGCCGCGATGGCAGCCGCTACCGGATCGCCTTCGAGAAGGGCGAGAAGGTCGAGGAGCTGGCGGTGATCGGCAGCTGCGCCAAGCGCGCCACCGGTACCGTGGTGCGGTTCTGGCCGGAAGCCGGCTACTTCGACAGCCCCAAGCTGTCGCTGCCGCGACTGAAGCATCTGCTGCGGGCCAAGGCGGTGCTCTGCCCGGGGCTCAAGGTCTCGCTCAAGGAGAGTGACGGCAACGAGAGCGTGTGGCAGTACGCCGACGGCCTGCGTGACTACCTGGCCCAGGCCACCGATGGTTTCGAGGTGCTGCCGGCAGCCCCCTTCACCGGCCATTTCGAGGATGACGAGCAGGCGGTCGACTGGGCTATCCAGTGGCTACCGGAGGGCGGCGAGCCGCTGCTCGAGTCCTACGTCAACCTGATCCCCACCCCCCTCGGTGGCACCCACGTCAACGGCTTCCGCAGCGGCCTGCTCGACGCCGTGCGCGAGTTCTGCGAGTACCGCAATCTGCTGCCGCGCGGGGTCAAGCTGAGCCCCGAGGATCTGTGGGAACGGGTTTCGTTCGTGCTCTCGGTGAAGATGCTCGACCCGCAGTTCGCTGGCCAGACCAAGGAGCGGCTGTCGTCTCGGACCGTGGCCGGTTTCGTCTCCGGCGTGCTCAAGGACGCCTTCTCGCTGTGGCTCAACCACCACACCGATCAGGCGGAAGCGCTGGCCGAGCTGGTGATCAGCGCCGCCCAGCGGCGCCAGAAGAGTGCCAAGAAGGTGGCGCGCAAGAAGGTCACTTCCGGCCCCGCGCTGCCGGGCAAGCTGGCCGACTGTTCGGGCCAGGACCCGGTGGCCAGTGAGCTGTTCCTGGTCGAGGGCGACTCCGCCGGCGGCAGCGCCAAGCAGGCGCGCAATCGTGAAACCCAGGCGATCCTGCCGCTGCGCGGCAAGATCCTCAATACCTGGGAGGTGGAGTCGGGGGATATCTACAGCTCGCAGGAGGTCCACGACATCGCCGTGGCGATCGGTCTCGACCCCGGCAGCGACGACCTCTCCAAGCTGCGCTACCACAAGGTGTGCATTCTCGCCGACGCCGATTCCGACGGCCTGCATATCGCCACGCTGCTGTGCGCGCTGTTCGTGCGCCATTTCCCGGCGCTGGTGGATGCCGGTCACGTCTTCGTCGCCATGCCGCCGCTCTACCGCATCGACCTGGGCAAGGAGGTCCACTACGCCCTCGACGAGAGCGAGAAGGCCTCGATTCTCAAGCGCCTGGAGAGCAAGCGCGGCACGCCCAATGTCCAGCGCTTCAAGGGCCTGGGCGAGATGAGCCCGCTGCAGCTGCGCGAGACCACCATGGCGGTGGACACGCGGCGGCTGGTGCAGCTCACCCGCGAACTCGACGACGGCACGCTGGAGATGATGGATATGCTGCTGGCGCGCAAGCGGGCGAGCGATCGCAAGAGTTGGCTCGAGGATTACGGCAACCTGGCGGATATCGAAGTGTAG
- a CDS encoding YqiA/YcfP family alpha/beta fold hydrolase, translating to MFSPHAAPVSEPAGAAAPVESLLYLHGFNSAGASPKAQLVAAACATLTAQGERDLVCATPDLSHYPQAALDHAEACLGELPGTTLLVGSSMGGFLATCLAERHGLPAVLINPAVQPARFVADYQGQYLVNAYTGESFTIGTAHHEQLLALQWSRLVHPQRYLLLLGSADETLDCRDALHAYAGCRTLIHPGGDHGFSELARYLPALFAHGGWTLPATL from the coding sequence GTGTTCTCGCCACATGCCGCGCCGGTGAGCGAGCCCGCCGGCGCGGCGGCGCCGGTGGAGTCGCTGCTCTACCTGCACGGCTTCAACAGCGCCGGCGCCTCACCCAAGGCGCAGCTGGTGGCAGCCGCCTGCGCGACGCTGACGGCGCAGGGCGAACGCGACCTGGTCTGCGCCACGCCGGACCTGTCGCACTACCCCCAGGCTGCGCTCGATCACGCCGAGGCCTGTCTGGGCGAGCTGCCCGGCACCACGCTGCTGGTGGGTAGCTCCATGGGTGGTTTTCTGGCCACCTGTCTGGCCGAGCGCCACGGCCTGCCGGCAGTGCTGATCAATCCTGCGGTTCAGCCGGCGCGCTTCGTGGCCGATTATCAGGGACAGTACCTGGTCAACGCCTACACCGGCGAGTCCTTCACCATCGGCACTGCCCACCACGAGCAGTTGCTCGCGCTGCAGTGGTCGCGTCTGGTACACCCCCAGCGCTATCTGCTGCTGCTGGGCAGCGCCGACGAAACGCTCGATTGCCGCGATGCGCTACACGCCTACGCCGGCTGTCGCACGCTGATCCATCCCGGTGGCGACCACGGTTTCAGCGAGCTGGCGCGCTATCTGCCGGCGCTGTTCGCGCACGGTGGCTGGACGCTGCCCGCGACGCTCTGA
- the pgi gene encoding glucose-6-phosphate isomerase: MSIRETQAWQALEQQLEDGMRDVHLKTLFQQPSRFETFALEAAGIHLDLSKQRWTPEVRERLIALAEEARVPAAIQRLLSGERVNQTEDRPALHSALRLPREAKLEVEGVDVVGEVHATLDKMETLVGKLLDGQWRGATGKPITDVVNLGVGGSDLGPLMVTSALADFEPDHAHEVATHFASTMDGSQLADFLSWLNPETTLFILSSKSFGTIDTLSNASTALDWIASRLGGDEKLIKRFHFVGVSTKPDKMSEWGIDPANQLLFWDWVGGRYSLWSAIGLPIAIRVGMDNFRRLLAGAHAMDEHFRTAPLAENLPVQLALIGIWNVNFLDIRSHAVLPYDGRLKHLPGYFQQLEMESNGKSVTNDDAVVDYSTCPVIWGEIGPNGQHAFYQLLHQGTQPVACDFLAPINRYNDVEDERFRDDLMAQHRLALANCFAQSRVLMLGDDAIKSETTPPSYKRYRGNQPSTTMLFDSLNPATLGALIALYEHKVFVQGVIWNIDSFDQWGVELGKKIATETEEIIAARQGLDTLDDSSRGLIEAIWRGQQQA; this comes from the coding sequence ATGTCGATCCGTGAGACCCAGGCATGGCAGGCGCTCGAGCAGCAGCTCGAGGATGGCATGCGCGATGTCCACCTCAAGACCCTGTTCCAGCAGCCGTCGCGTTTCGAGACCTTCGCCCTCGAGGCGGCAGGTATTCACCTCGATCTGTCCAAGCAGCGCTGGACCCCGGAGGTGCGCGAGCGACTGATCGCGCTGGCAGAGGAGGCTCGGGTCCCCGCGGCCATCCAGCGGCTGCTCAGCGGTGAGCGGGTCAACCAGACCGAGGATCGGCCGGCGCTGCACAGCGCGCTGCGGCTGCCGCGGGAGGCCAAGCTGGAGGTCGAGGGCGTCGATGTGGTCGGCGAGGTGCATGCGACGCTCGACAAGATGGAAACCCTGGTCGGCAAGCTGCTCGACGGGCAGTGGCGCGGTGCCACCGGCAAGCCGATCACCGATGTGGTCAACCTCGGCGTCGGCGGCTCCGACCTCGGCCCCTTGATGGTGACCTCGGCGCTGGCCGACTTCGAGCCGGACCACGCCCATGAGGTGGCGACCCATTTCGCATCCACCATGGATGGCTCCCAGCTTGCGGATTTCCTCAGCTGGCTCAATCCCGAAACCACGCTGTTCATTCTGTCGTCGAAGTCCTTCGGCACCATCGATACGCTATCCAACGCCTCCACGGCGCTCGACTGGATCGCCTCGCGCCTGGGCGGTGACGAGAAGCTGATCAAGCGCTTCCACTTCGTCGGTGTGTCGACCAAGCCGGACAAGATGAGCGAGTGGGGCATCGACCCGGCCAACCAGCTGCTGTTCTGGGACTGGGTCGGCGGGCGCTACTCGCTGTGGAGCGCCATCGGCCTGCCGATCGCCATTCGTGTCGGCATGGACAACTTCCGGCGTCTGCTCGCCGGCGCCCATGCCATGGACGAGCACTTCCGCACCGCCCCGCTGGCCGAGAATCTACCAGTGCAGCTGGCGCTGATCGGGATCTGGAACGTCAATTTCCTGGATATCCGTTCCCACGCGGTGCTGCCCTACGATGGCCGGCTCAAGCATCTGCCAGGCTACTTCCAGCAGCTGGAGATGGAGTCCAACGGCAAATCGGTGACCAATGACGACGCCGTGGTCGACTACTCCACCTGTCCGGTGATCTGGGGCGAGATCGGCCCCAACGGTCAGCACGCCTTCTATCAGCTGTTGCACCAGGGCACCCAGCCGGTGGCGTGTGACTTCCTGGCGCCGATCAATCGCTACAACGACGTCGAGGATGAGCGCTTCCGTGATGACCTGATGGCCCAGCACCGCCTGGCGCTGGCCAACTGCTTCGCCCAGTCACGGGTGCTGATGCTGGGTGACGACGCGATCAAGTCCGAGACTACGCCGCCGAGCTACAAGCGCTACCGCGGTAACCAGCCCTCGACCACGATGCTCTTCGACAGTCTCAACCCGGCTACGCTGGGGGCGCTGATCGCGCTCTACGAGCACAAGGTGTTCGTCCAGGGGGTGATCTGGAATATCGACTCCTTCGATCAGTGGGGTGTGGAGCTGGGCAAGAAGATCGCCACCGAGACCGAGGAGATCATTGCTGCCCGGCAAGGGCTCGACACCCTCGACGACTCCAGTCGTGGCCTGATCGAAGCGATCTGGCGCGGCCAGCAGCAGGCCTGA
- the cmoA gene encoding carboxy-S-adenosyl-L-methionine synthase CmoA, with product MTDASYRDAIFSTPLDRVASFSFDEQVVACFPDMVRRSIPGYGQILGMLGLLAERHLRHGAHVYDLGCSLGAVGLALAGRLAPEAFALTGVDLSPAMLARARATAQSEAPHHQLAFVEGDIRELDYRPSGMIVLNFTLQFLPPAERDAVIARLFEALEPGGILVLSEKIVAPDEQENAWLVERYHDFKRANGYSDMEISQKRTALENVLVPDTLAQHQARLQAAGFGRVTTWFQYLNFASMIAFKERGGGARAETSDTHAGDTTA from the coding sequence ATGACTGACGCATCTTACCGTGACGCCATCTTTTCGACACCCCTCGATCGTGTGGCCAGTTTTTCGTTCGACGAGCAGGTCGTGGCGTGTTTTCCCGACATGGTGCGCCGCTCGATTCCCGGCTACGGCCAGATCCTGGGCATGCTCGGGCTGCTCGCCGAGCGCCACCTGCGCCACGGCGCCCACGTCTACGACCTGGGCTGCTCGCTCGGCGCGGTAGGGCTGGCACTGGCCGGGCGCCTGGCGCCGGAGGCGTTCGCGCTGACCGGGGTCGACCTGTCACCGGCGATGCTCGCCCGCGCCCGCGCCACCGCGCAAAGCGAGGCGCCGCACCATCAGTTGGCATTCGTCGAGGGCGATATTCGAGAGCTCGACTACCGCCCCAGCGGGATGATCGTGCTCAACTTCACCCTGCAGTTCCTGCCGCCGGCGGAGCGTGACGCGGTAATCGCGCGGCTCTTCGAGGCGCTCGAACCCGGCGGCATCCTGGTGCTGTCAGAGAAGATCGTCGCTCCCGACGAGCAGGAGAACGCCTGGCTGGTGGAGCGCTATCACGATTTCAAGCGCGCCAACGGCTACAGCGATATGGAGATCAGCCAGAAGCGCACCGCGCTGGAAAACGTGCTGGTGCCCGACACCCTGGCGCAGCACCAGGCGCGACTGCAGGCGGCCGGCTTCGGCCGCGTAACGACCTGGTTCCAGTACCTCAACTTCGCCTCCATGATCGCCTTCAAGGAGCGCGGGGGCGGCGCCCGGGCCGAGACGAGCGACACCCACGCAGGCGATACAACCGCATGA
- the cmoB gene encoding tRNA 5-methoxyuridine(34)/uridine 5-oxyacetic acid(34) synthase CmoB, giving the protein MSQSPALPSASGDAATTLAAAERRLYLAFLDQGLTRWLAALPEQLARGLDRQRHGDLPAWEKAVAKLPALPATRRVVLDADTVSVEVDLDDADRRRCENLLRILMPWRKGPYRLGDLTIDTEWRSDWKWQRVAPHLSPLAGRRVLDVGGGSGYHAWRMAGAGAAFVLVIDPSPRFYYQFQALRHFVGDADDHRTHFLPVGIEDVPPRLAAFDTVFSMGVLYHRASPLEHLQQLKDALAPGGELVLETLVVEGDEQTVFMPGERYASMPNVYFLPSSQALAHWLARCGFEAIRCVDETVTSLDEQRTTDWMRFHSLADFLDPQDRSRTIEGYPAPRRATLVARKPQR; this is encoded by the coding sequence ATGAGCCAGTCCCCCGCCCTGCCATCCGCCAGCGGCGACGCCGCCACCACCCTGGCCGCGGCCGAGCGCCGTCTCTATCTGGCCTTTCTCGACCAGGGGCTGACCCGCTGGCTGGCCGCCCTACCCGAGCAGCTCGCCCGCGGGCTCGACCGCCAGCGCCACGGTGATCTACCCGCGTGGGAGAAGGCGGTGGCCAAGCTACCCGCGCTGCCCGCGACGCGCCGGGTCGTGCTCGACGCCGACACGGTCAGCGTCGAGGTCGATCTCGATGACGCCGATCGCCGCCGCTGCGAGAACCTGCTGCGCATTCTGATGCCGTGGCGCAAGGGCCCCTACCGGCTCGGCGATCTCACCATCGACACCGAGTGGCGCTCGGACTGGAAGTGGCAGCGCGTGGCCCCGCACCTCTCCCCGCTGGCCGGACGACGGGTGCTCGACGTCGGCGGTGGCAGCGGCTATCACGCCTGGCGCATGGCCGGCGCCGGTGCCGCCTTCGTGCTGGTGATCGACCCCTCACCGCGCTTCTACTATCAATTCCAGGCGCTGCGGCACTTCGTCGGCGATGCCGACGACCACCGCACCCACTTTCTGCCGGTGGGCATCGAAGACGTACCGCCGCGCCTCGCCGCCTTCGATACGGTGTTCTCGATGGGCGTGCTCTACCACCGTGCTTCGCCGCTGGAACATCTGCAGCAGCTCAAGGATGCCCTCGCCCCCGGCGGCGAGCTGGTGCTGGAGACGCTGGTGGTCGAGGGTGACGAACAGACCGTGTTCATGCCCGGCGAGCGCTACGCGAGCATGCCCAACGTCTATTTCCTGCCGTCGTCGCAGGCGCTGGCACACTGGCTCGCGCGCTGCGGCTTCGAGGCGATCCGCTGCGTCGACGAGACCGTCACCAGCCTCGACGAGCAGCGCACCACCGACTGGATGAGGTTCCACTCGCTGGCCGACTTCCTCGACCCGCAGGACCGCAGCCGAACAATCGAAGGCTACCCCGCCCCGCGACGTGCAACGCTGGTGGCGCGCAAGCCGCAACGCTGA
- the ilvD gene encoding dihydroxy-acid dehydratase produces the protein MPEYRSRTTTQGRNMAGARALWRATGMKDDDFHKPIIAVANSFTQFVPGHVHLKDMGQLVAREIEKAGGVAKEFNTIAVDDGIAMGHDGMLYSLPSRDIIADSVEYMVNAHCADALVCISNCDKITPGMLMAAMRLNVPTIFVSGGPMEAGKTKLLDHGLDLIDAMISAADDKYSDDEIAEIERSACPTCGSCSGMFTANSMNCLTEALGLALPGNGTMLATHADRRRLFETAGERIVSLAKRYYEGDEAHLLPRAIGSKTAFRNAMTLDIAMGGSTNTILHLLAAAQEAEVDFTMADIDRLSREVPQLCKLAPNTQKYHIEDCHRAGGIMGILGELDRAGVLDTSVPTVYGDSLAAALDEWDIMRNPTPEVVEFFKAGPGGVPTQQAFSQAARWPSLDGDRAEGCIRSLEHAFSREGGLAVLYGNIAENGCVVKTAGVDDSILVFEGPAHVVESQDQAVERILGGQVKAGEVVVITYEGPKGGPGMQEMLYPTSYLKSKGLGKACALMTDGRFSGGTSGLSIGHVSPEAAAGGAIGLVESGDTIRIDIPNRTIEVLLSTEELAHRRQAMEDRGAKAWKPTIQRERKVSAALKAYAMLATSADRGAVRDLDKLEER, from the coding sequence ATGCCCGAGTATCGCTCGCGAACCACCACCCAGGGCCGCAACATGGCCGGTGCCCGCGCCCTGTGGCGCGCCACCGGGATGAAGGACGACGACTTCCACAAGCCGATCATCGCCGTCGCCAACTCCTTCACCCAGTTCGTGCCTGGCCACGTGCACCTGAAGGACATGGGGCAGCTGGTGGCGCGTGAAATCGAAAAGGCCGGCGGGGTGGCCAAGGAGTTCAATACCATCGCGGTCGACGATGGTATCGCCATGGGGCACGACGGCATGCTCTATTCGCTGCCGAGCCGCGACATCATCGCCGACAGCGTCGAGTACATGGTCAATGCCCACTGTGCCGATGCGCTGGTGTGCATCTCCAACTGCGACAAGATCACCCCCGGCATGCTGATGGCGGCCATGCGCCTCAACGTGCCGACCATCTTCGTCTCCGGCGGGCCGATGGAAGCCGGCAAGACCAAGCTGCTCGACCACGGTCTCGACCTGATCGACGCCATGATCTCCGCCGCCGACGACAAGTACAGCGATGACGAGATCGCCGAGATCGAGCGCAGCGCCTGCCCCACCTGTGGTAGCTGCTCGGGCATGTTCACCGCCAACTCGATGAACTGCCTGACCGAGGCGCTGGGCCTGGCACTGCCCGGCAATGGCACCATGCTGGCGACCCACGCCGACCGCCGTCGGCTGTTCGAGACCGCGGGCGAGCGTATCGTCTCGCTGGCCAAGCGCTACTACGAGGGCGACGAGGCGCATCTGCTGCCGCGCGCCATCGGCTCCAAGACCGCTTTCCGCAACGCCATGACGCTGGATATCGCCATGGGCGGCTCGACCAACACCATCCTGCACCTGCTGGCGGCGGCGCAGGAGGCGGAGGTCGACTTCACCATGGCCGATATCGACCGCCTGTCGCGGGAGGTGCCGCAGCTGTGCAAGCTGGCGCCCAACACCCAGAAGTACCATATCGAGGATTGCCACCGCGCCGGCGGCATCATGGGGATTCTGGGCGAGCTCGACCGTGCCGGAGTGCTGGATACCTCGGTGCCCACCGTCTATGGCGACTCCCTGGCCGCGGCGCTGGACGAGTGGGACATCATGCGCAACCCGACCCCGGAAGTGGTCGAGTTCTTCAAGGCCGGCCCCGGCGGCGTGCCGACCCAGCAGGCGTTCTCGCAGGCGGCGCGCTGGCCGTCGCTGGACGGCGACCGCGCCGAGGGCTGTATCCGCAGCCTGGAGCACGCCTTCTCGCGCGAGGGCGGCCTGGCCGTGCTCTACGGCAACATCGCCGAGAACGGCTGTGTGGTGAAGACGGCGGGCGTCGACGACTCCATTCTGGTGTTCGAGGGACCGGCCCACGTGGTCGAATCCCAGGACCAGGCGGTCGAGCGCATTCTCGGCGGTCAGGTGAAGGCGGGCGAAGTGGTGGTCATCACCTACGAGGGGCCCAAGGGCGGTCCGGGCATGCAGGAGATGCTCTATCCGACCTCCTACCTGAAGTCGAAAGGGCTCGGCAAGGCGTGCGCGCTGATGACCGACGGCCGCTTCTCCGGCGGTACCTCGGGGCTCTCGATCGGTCACGTCTCGCCGGAGGCTGCCGCCGGTGGTGCGATCGGGCTGGTCGAGAGCGGTGACACGATCCGTATCGACATCCCCAATCGCACCATCGAGGTGCTGCTCTCCACCGAGGAGCTGGCGCATCGCCGCCAGGCCATGGAAGATCGCGGCGCCAAGGCTTGGAAGCCGACGATTCAGCGCGAGCGCAAGGTCTCCGCGGCGCTCAAGGCCTACGCCATGCTGGCGACCTCGGCCGACCGCGGTGCGGTGCGCGATCTGGACAAGCTCGAGGAGCGCTAG
- the epsC gene encoding serine O-acetyltransferase EpsC yields MQHVNWQLDGIVTQLRATREQWRAQNGREKERGCRELPSRHRLRDTLDVLSGALFPMRLGPSDLRKESEDFYVGHTLDRALNALHEEVLLELRYMARLDGERDSDPTERANQIVQGFADSLPALRRRLDGDVMAAYYGDPAARSVDEVLLCYPGVHAVIYHRIAHYFYRAGAGLVARIIAELAHSDTGIDIHPGAQIGEGFFIDHGTGVVIGETAIIGDRVRLYQMVTLGAKRFPADDKGHLEKGLPRHPIVEDDVVIYAGATILGRITVGRGSIIGGNVWLTCSVEPGSNITQANIQSGPCP; encoded by the coding sequence ATGCAACACGTCAACTGGCAGCTCGATGGCATCGTCACCCAGCTTCGCGCGACCCGCGAACAGTGGCGCGCCCAGAACGGTCGTGAGAAAGAGCGTGGCTGCCGCGAGCTGCCGTCGCGGCACCGCCTGCGCGATACCCTGGATGTCCTCAGCGGCGCCCTCTTCCCGATGCGCTTGGGGCCCTCGGATCTGCGCAAGGAGAGCGAGGACTTCTACGTCGGTCACACCCTCGACCGGGCGCTCAACGCGCTGCACGAAGAGGTGCTCCTGGAGCTGCGCTACATGGCACGTCTGGACGGTGAGCGCGACAGCGACCCCACCGAGCGCGCCAATCAGATCGTGCAGGGCTTCGCCGACAGCCTGCCGGCGCTGCGTCGACGCCTCGATGGCGATGTGATGGCGGCCTACTACGGCGATCCCGCCGCGCGCAGCGTCGACGAAGTCCTGCTCTGCTATCCCGGCGTGCACGCGGTGATCTACCACCGGATCGCGCACTACTTCTATCGCGCCGGCGCCGGCCTGGTGGCACGGATCATTGCCGAACTGGCCCACTCCGACACCGGGATCGACATTCATCCCGGCGCACAGATCGGTGAAGGCTTCTTCATCGATCACGGCACCGGCGTGGTGATCGGCGAGACCGCGATCATCGGCGACCGCGTGCGTCTCTATCAGATGGTGACCCTCGGGGCCAAGCGCTTCCCGGCCGACGACAAGGGGCATCTGGAGAAGGGCCTGCCGCGTCACCCGATCGTCGAGGACGACGTGGTGATCTACGCCGGCGCCACGATCCTCGGCCGTATCACCGTCGGCCGGGGATCGATCATCGGGGGCAACGTCTGGCTCACCTGCAGCGTGGAACCCGGCAGCAATATCACTCAGGCAAACATCCAGAGTGGTCCGTGTCCTTGA
- the cysN gene encoding sulfate adenylyltransferase subunit CysN, with translation MSHQSSLIADNIEQYLHEHENKDLLRFITCGSVDDGKSTLIGRLLHDSKMIYEDQLAAITRDSKTSGTTGDKVDLALLVDGLQSEREQGITIDVAYRFFSTDKRKFIIADTPGHEQYTRNMATGASTASLAVILIDARHGVQTQTRRHSFIADLLGIQHLVIAVNKMDLVDYAEARFDEIVAEYRAFAEKLDARDIRFVPLSALEGDNVVNPSEHMEWYTGPALLDLLETVEIAHDANLSDLRLPVQYVNRPHLDFRGYCGTLEAGILRPGQAVKALPSCKRSRVARIVTFDGDLEEAYPGQAVTVTLEDEIDLSRGDWLVAADAEVTQASALEADIVWMHENALEPGRLYDFKLGTQEVAGRVAEIEYQIDVNSLAQLPAEQLALNAIGRCRVELTASVPLDDYRRSPGTGSFVVIDRLSNVTVGAGLIRGAAAGREASGEVDWQAFEVEFNALIRKHFPHWEAKDVRELLKR, from the coding sequence ATGTCACATCAGTCTTCGCTCATCGCCGACAACATCGAGCAGTACCTGCACGAGCACGAGAACAAGGACCTGCTGCGCTTCATCACCTGCGGCAGCGTCGATGACGGCAAGTCGACCCTGATCGGGCGGCTGCTGCACGACTCCAAGATGATCTACGAAGATCAGCTCGCCGCCATCACCCGCGACTCCAAGACCAGCGGCACCACCGGTGACAAGGTCGACCTGGCGCTGCTGGTCGACGGCCTGCAGTCGGAGCGCGAGCAGGGCATCACCATCGATGTCGCCTATCGCTTCTTCTCCACCGACAAGCGCAAGTTCATCATCGCCGACACTCCGGGGCACGAGCAGTACACCCGCAACATGGCCACCGGTGCCTCCACCGCCAGCCTCGCGGTGATCCTGATCGATGCCCGCCACGGGGTGCAGACCCAGACCCGCCGGCACAGCTTCATCGCCGATCTGCTGGGTATCCAGCACCTGGTGATCGCGGTCAACAAGATGGATCTGGTCGACTACGCCGAAGCGCGCTTCGACGAGATCGTCGCCGAGTATCGCGCCTTCGCCGAGAAGCTCGACGCCCGCGACATCCGCTTCGTGCCGCTCTCGGCGCTGGAGGGCGACAACGTCGTCAATCCCAGCGAGCACATGGAGTGGTATACGGGCCCCGCACTGCTCGACCTGCTGGAGACGGTCGAGATCGCGCACGACGCTAACCTCTCCGATCTGCGTCTGCCGGTGCAGTACGTCAACCGTCCGCACCTCGACTTCCGCGGCTACTGCGGCACGCTCGAGGCCGGCATCCTGCGCCCCGGTCAGGCGGTCAAGGCGCTGCCTTCGTGCAAGCGCTCGCGGGTGGCGCGTATCGTCACCTTCGACGGCGACCTCGAAGAGGCGTATCCCGGGCAGGCGGTGACGGTGACCCTGGAAGACGAGATCGATCTCTCCCGCGGTGACTGGCTGGTGGCGGCGGATGCCGAGGTGACCCAGGCCAGCGCGCTGGAGGCCGATATCGTGTGGATGCACGAGAACGCCCTCGAACCCGGGCGGCTCTACGACTTCAAGCTGGGTACCCAGGAAGTGGCCGGTCGGGTGGCCGAGATCGAATACCAGATCGACGTCAACAGCCTGGCGCAGCTGCCGGCGGAGCAGCTGGCGCTCAACGCTATCGGGCGCTGCCGGGTGGAGCTGACCGCGAGCGTGCCGCTGGACGACTACCGGCGCAGCCCGGGGACCGGCAGCTTCGTGGTGATCGACCGGCTGAGCAACGTCACCGTGGGCGCGGGGCTGATCCGCGGCGCGGCGGCAGGCCGCGAGGCGAGCGGCGAGGTCGACTGGCAGGCCTTCGAGGTCGAGTTCAACGCGCTGATCCGCAAGCACTTCCCGCACTGGGAAGCGAAGGACGTGCGCGAGCTGCTGAAGCGCTGA